Within Nocardia terpenica, the genomic segment CATGCCGGGGTCGCGGGTGAGGGTGCCGGGATCGCGGGTGAGCATGCCGGGGTCGCGGGTGAGGGTGCCGGGATCGCGGGTGAGCATGCCGGGGTCGCGGGTGAGCGCGCCGGGATCGCGGGTGAGCATGCCGGGGTCGCGGGTGAGCGCGCCGGGGTCGCGGGTGAGGGTGCCGGGGTCACGGGTGAGCGCGCTGGAGTGACGGGCGGGACTCCTGCTGGCGTGCTCGGCGAGGTGCGCGCGGTGGTGGGGGAAGGTGCAGTGCCGCAGGGTCGTAGCGATCTTATTGTGGTGGGGGCGGGGTTTGTCGAGGGGGACGAGGGGGCTGCTGTCGAACTGGCCGAGGAGTGCACTCGGGCTGGGGTGGGGCTGGTTGTGCTTGTGCCGAAGGGGGTCGAGGTTGCGCCTGTGCTTGCGGCGCAGGGTGTGATTGTCGAGGTGGAGGGGGACGGGGACTCGTACGGGCTCGGGTGGGGGATCGGGCGGCGGGTGCTGTCGTGGGCGGGGGCGGGTGGTCCTGCCGGGTTGGCTCCCGCGGTGGCGGCCTGGTTGGCGCAGCAGGCGGCCGTGGAGGTTTCGGAGGAGCCGGAACGGGTTGCGGCGCAGGGGGATTCGGCGGTCGAGTTCGAGTCGCCGAATGGGCCGGTGGAGACTCGGCTGGCGGAGTTGTGGGCTCGGGCGCTCGAGGTGCCTGTGGTCGGGCGGCATGATGATTTCTTCCTGCTGGGTGGTACCTCGCTGGGGGCTACCCGGTTGTTGTCGCAGGTGCTCGACGAGTTCGGTGTGACCGTGTCGTTGCGGGAGTTGTTCGAGCGGCCCACCGTTGCCCAGGCGGCATCGCTGGTGGAATCGGCGGCGGCGGAGCGGGATTCGGGTGCGGCGCTGGTTGCGGTGGCGCGCGCCGACGGTGAGCCGCTGCCGGTGTCGTATGCGCAGGAGCGGCTGTGGTTCCTGGAGACGTTGGATCCGGGGAACAGCACCTACATCATGCCGGGTGGGCTGCGGTTGCGCGGGAAGGTCGACGTGCGCGCGCTGGAAGTGGCGCTGGCGCTGGTGGAGCGGCGGCACGAGGTGCTGCGCACGGTCTACCGCACCACCGATGACGGGCAGCTGCGTCAGATCGTGCGGCCGCACGCCGCGCGCCCGCTGCCGTACACCGACCTGTCCGACCTGGCCGCCCCCGACCGCGAACGGGCCGAGAACGAGCTCGCCGCGACGGTGTACACCGCGCCGTTCGATCTGGCCGAGGGCCCGGTGTGGCGCTACCACCTGGTCGAGACCGGGCCCGACGAGTACCTGCTGATGATGGCCCTGCACCACATCGTCTGCGACGGCTGGTCCATCGCGGTGCTCAGCCAGGAGGTGTCCGCGCACTACCGGGCGCAGCTGTCCGGCCTCGACGCCGAATTGCCGCCGCTGGCGGTGCAATACGCGGATTACGCGCAGTGGCAGCGGGACAGCGCCGACCACCTGGACGCGCAGCTCGAGCACTGGCGAGACACCCTCACCGGCGCGCAGATCACCGAGATCCCCGGCGACCGCCGCCGCCCGGCGCGGCGCACCTCGCGCGGTGCGGTCGAGCGCGGCACGCTCGATCCGGAGCTCATGGCCGCGGTCCGCCGGATCGCCGCCGACCGGGGCGTCACGAACTTCGCGGTGCTGCTGTCGGCCTTCTACGCCATGCTGCACCGCTACACCCGCCAGCAGGACCTCATCGTGGCCTCGCCCATCGCGGGCCGCACCCGCTCGGCGACCGAACCGCTGGTGGGCTGCTTCCTCAACACGCTCGCGCTGCGCACCGCGGTCGATCCGGAGGAGCCGGGCACCGAGCTGGTGGCGCGGGTCGGCCGGGTGGTGCTCGCGGCGCACGAGAACCAGGAGTGCCCGTTCGAACGGGTGATCGCGGCCCTGGTGCCCAACCGGGACATGAGTCGAACCCCGTTGGCGCAGATCATGTTCAACTACCTGAACACCCCGCCGCCGGTGCTGGACATGGCCGGGGTGGGCGTGGAGATGGTCGACGCCCCGCGCCGCACCGCCAAGATGGACCTGGACCTCACCGTCGACGAGACCGGCGGCGACATCCGGCTCAGCCTCGAATACAGCACCGACCTCTACGACGCCGACACCGCGCGCCGGTTGCTGCGGCACTACGTCGGCGCGCTCACCAGCCTGGTCGAGGACCCGCGGCGGCCCGTCGGGCACATCGCCCTCGGCGAGCCCGAGCACCCCGCGCCCGCCTGGGAACTGCCCGGCGCGGCCGTGGTCCCCGATCCGGAACCGGGCGAGTCGCTGGCCGACCGGCTCGCGCAGGTGGCCCGAACCCGCGGCGGCGCACCGGCATTGAGCAACGACGAGCGCCGCGCCAGCTACGCCGAACTCGACGCGCTGGCCGACCACGCCGCCCACATGCTGCTGGGCGCGGGCGCGGCCGACGGCGGCGTCGCCCTGCTCTATGACCACACGCCGGAGAGCTTCGTGGCCGTCTGGGCGGCCGTGCGGGCCGGGGTGCCGTACATGCCGCTGGATCCGCGCGCCCCGCAGGCGCGGCTCACTGAGATCCTGGCGGAGGCGAAAGTCGGTGTGGTGCTGTGCGATCCGTCGCTGGTCGACACCGCCCGCGCCATCGCGGGACCGGCGCGCATCCTGCCCGTGGCGGCGCGCACCGGCGAGGCGCACCTGTCTCCCGGGCCCATCCCGCACGTCGCTGTCGGCGCGACCGCCGACCGCCCGGCCTACGTCACCTACACCTCCGGCTCCACCGGGCGGCCCAAGGGTGTGGCGCAGAGCTCGCAGGCCGCTCTGGCACATGCGATCTGCTACGCGCAGCGACTGCGGATCGGGCCGGACGACATCGTCGCCGCGCCCGCGCGCTACACCTTCGACGCCGGGATCCTGAATTCGTTCGGCGCGGCGGTGGCCGGGGCCGAACTGCACGTGATCGACCCGCACCTGTTCACCCCGGCCGCGCTGCGCACCGAGATCGACAGCGCCGGGGTGACCGTGCTGCACTGCACGCCGACGCTGTTCCGCTACCTGCTCAGCGACGCCGCCGAACCCTGGCTGCCGCCGCGGATTCGGGTGGTCGGGCTCGGCGGCGAGGAAGTGGTGCGCGGCGACGTCATCGACTTCGGCCGCCACTTCGGGCCCGACTGCCGGTTGGTGAGCCTGTACGGGCCCACCGAATGCTCGGTGGCGCTGCAACATCTGGTGACCGCCGCCGACGCGGACGGCGCGGGGGTGCCGATCGGCTTCCCGGTCGACGGCGTGGAGGTCGATCTGGTCGACGAAAGCGGCCGCCCCACCGAGGTTTTCGGCGAACTGGTGCTGCGCAGCCCGCGCGTCGCGCTCGGCTACTGGGAGCGGCCCGAGTTGACCGAGGCCGTGTTCGGCGTCGGCCCCGACGGCGTCCGGTACTACCGCACCGGCGATCTGGCGCGGCGCAGCACCGACGGGCGGCTGATCTTCGTGGGCCGCAAGGATCGTCAGGTCAAGATTCGCGGGCACCGCGTGGAACCCGGCGAGGCCGAGACCGCGCTGCGCTCGCATCCGACCGTCGGCGAGGCCGCCGTGGTGCTCGACCGCGAGGCCACCGAGCCGCGGCTGGTCGCCTACCTCACCCAGGACGGGCCGCTGGAGCCGGACTACAGCGAGCTGGCGGCGTATCTGCGAACCCGCCTGCCGGACTACATGATTCCGTCGGCGTACCAGGTGCTTCCGGCGCTGCCGCGCGGCCTCACCGGCAAGCTGGACCAGAACCGGCTGCCCCGCATCGCCCCCGCCGCCGCGGCCGAGTTCGTGCCGCCGCGCACCGACCTGGAACGGGTGGTGGCGCAGGTGTGGTCGGAGGTGCTCGACCGCGAGGTCGGGCTGGGACAGAACTTCTTCGACCTCGGCGGGCACTCGCTGGCCCTGGCCCGCGCCCGCGGCCTGCTGGAACGGCGGCTGGGCGTGCAACTGGCCATGACCGACCTGTTCGCCGCGCCGACGGTCGAGGATCTGGGCCGCCTGCTGGCCGGGCGGACCACCCCGCAGGAGGACACCGATCGCGGTCTCGAACGCCGCGCCGCCGCCGCGCGGCGCCGCGCCCACCGCCGGCCGGGCGCCTCGGAGAGTAACGGGAGCTAGGAATGACCGAGTCAGACAACGACTTTCGCATCGCTGTGGTGGGCATGGCCTGCCGCCTGCCCGATGCCGAGACCACCGAGCAGTACTGGCGCAACCTGTGCGCCGGGCACGAATCGGTGCGGCCGCTGCGGTCGGCGGCCATGCCCGCCGAGCCGCCCGCGGGCTACGTGCACGCCGGATCGACGCTGGCCGATCACGACCGCTTCGACGCCGAATTCTTCGAGATGAGCGCGCGCGAGGCACAATTCACCGATCCGCAGCACCGGCTGTTTTTGCTGTGCGCGTGGGAGGCGTTCGAGGACGCGGGCATCGTGCCCGCCGAGAACCCCGCTCCCGTAGGCGTTTTCGCGGGCGCGGGCCTGAGCACCTATCTGCTGCGCAACCTGGTCGCGCACGCCACCCTGTTCGACAGCCCGTCGGCGCAGCTGCACGCGCTGCACGGCAATGCCTCGGACTATCTGGCCAGCAAGGTGTCCTACAAGCTGGACCTGACC encodes:
- a CDS encoding condensation domain-containing protein, with product MNSPASNLALAKLREKRAAGIGAQGIPARTGTGPFPATPAQRGIWLHEQLAANDALYHVPLGIRITGELDVDALHTAASAVVAEQHALRTVFTEAAGLRGEVVDDVEIDWETHDLRLVPEAVRPQALDELLTTVSTARFDLVGGRPVRWALIRLGATDWLLAVVAHHLVLDGLSIPVLIEQLWSAYGGLRSVAMPTLTPVRQYADFAEWIDRQPPRTAAIERRAGLVRGVPPLDLSVGRPRPPRVGNDGAKVQLPVPPETTAAVREAAAAHGVPPFVFLLACYQLALAAHTGRDDFAVGIPMAARPYDELARTIGHFVNTVPVRSVLAAGQSFAELLRATRDSALAAYEDETVPFEGIIETLGGPWDPRYSPVFQVLFVQQRLERPDLSSLGLSVDWHPIDTGATLYDLVLHVAEAGDDLVCETTFNTAILDEPAARRLTGDLITLAATAAADPTITVADLLRTTPHHHLLIQVATPGGEEVSAGLAEALYRGGVPARVVAESADASVGSPGDSGVLLAGIRSAAGDPGQKHAGITGEGAGIAGEHAGVAGEGAGIAGEHAGVAGEGAGIAGEHAGVAGEGAGIAGEHAGVAGEGAGIAGEHAGVAGERAGIAGEHAGVAGERAGVAGEGAGVTGERAGVTGGTPAGVLGEVRAVVGEGAVPQGRSDLIVVGAGFVEGDEGAAVELAEECTRAGVGLVVLVPKGVEVAPVLAAQGVIVEVEGDGDSYGLGWGIGRRVLSWAGAGGPAGLAPAVAAWLAQQAAVEVSEEPERVAAQGDSAVEFESPNGPVETRLAELWARALEVPVVGRHDDFFLLGGTSLGATRLLSQVLDEFGVTVSLRELFERPTVAQAASLVESAAAERDSGAALVAVARADGEPLPVSYAQERLWFLETLDPGNSTYIMPGGLRLRGKVDVRALEVALALVERRHEVLRTVYRTTDDGQLRQIVRPHAARPLPYTDLSDLAAPDRERAENELAATVYTAPFDLAEGPVWRYHLVETGPDEYLLMMALHHIVCDGWSIAVLSQEVSAHYRAQLSGLDAELPPLAVQYADYAQWQRDSADHLDAQLEHWRDTLTGAQITEIPGDRRRPARRTSRGAVERGTLDPELMAAVRRIAADRGVTNFAVLLSAFYAMLHRYTRQQDLIVASPIAGRTRSATEPLVGCFLNTLALRTAVDPEEPGTELVARVGRVVLAAHENQECPFERVIAALVPNRDMSRTPLAQIMFNYLNTPPPVLDMAGVGVEMVDAPRRTAKMDLDLTVDETGGDIRLSLEYSTDLYDADTARRLLRHYVGALTSLVEDPRRPVGHIALGEPEHPAPAWELPGAAVVPDPEPGESLADRLAQVARTRGGAPALSNDERRASYAELDALADHAAHMLLGAGAADGGVALLYDHTPESFVAVWAAVRAGVPYMPLDPRAPQARLTEILAEAKVGVVLCDPSLVDTARAIAGPARILPVAARTGEAHLSPGPIPHVAVGATADRPAYVTYTSGSTGRPKGVAQSSQAALAHAICYAQRLRIGPDDIVAAPARYTFDAGILNSFGAAVAGAELHVIDPHLFTPAALRTEIDSAGVTVLHCTPTLFRYLLSDAAEPWLPPRIRVVGLGGEEVVRGDVIDFGRHFGPDCRLVSLYGPTECSVALQHLVTAADADGAGVPIGFPVDGVEVDLVDESGRPTEVFGELVLRSPRVALGYWERPELTEAVFGVGPDGVRYYRTGDLARRSTDGRLIFVGRKDRQVKIRGHRVEPGEAETALRSHPTVGEAAVVLDREATEPRLVAYLTQDGPLEPDYSELAAYLRTRLPDYMIPSAYQVLPALPRGLTGKLDQNRLPRIAPAAAAEFVPPRTDLERVVAQVWSEVLDREVGLGQNFFDLGGHSLALARARGLLERRLGVQLAMTDLFAAPTVEDLGRLLAGRTTPQEDTDRGLERRAAAARRRAHRRPGASESNGS